agtggctcacgcctgtaattccagcgtgatttggaaggccaaagcgggcagatagcttgagtccaggagttcaagacctgggcaacatggcaaaactctgcctctaccaaaaatacaaaaatgagccgcgtggtggcgcaggcctgtggttctagctacacgggaggctgaggttgggggatggattaagcctgggaggtcgaggctgcagttagccaatcaaaccactgcactccagcctaggtgagtgagaccttgtctataaaaccaaacaacaacaaaaataagtcTTTGTCCACCAAAAATCACCTTTACACAGGTTTGCAAGACAGACCACAGATAAAACATTTTCAATGCATTTGAGAAAAGGGTTGATGTCCctaataaactaaaaatgaagaACCCATCTACCAACCAATATAAAGAGTTCAGAATCGTTTTAGATTTTTACAACGATCATGTCCCATTAAAaacaatacaagaaaaaaacctggctgggcgcggtggctcacgcctgtaatccaagcacttccggaggccaaggctggaggatcacctgaggtcagtagttcgagaccagcctggccaacatggcaaaactccgtctctactaaaaatacaaaaattaggtaattagcctgtaattccagctactccggaggctgaggcaggagaatcgcttgaacccgggaggcgtaggttgcagtgaagctgagatcgcgccactgcacttcagcctgggcgacagaatgagactctaaaaaataaaaaataagaaaaagaaagagggaaggaagggaaggaaaggaaggaagggaagggaagggaaagaggggaggaggggaggaagggaggaagggaggaagggaggggaggggagggaaggggtggggtggggaggggagagactgggcGGGGCgcggaagggaagggaggggaggggagtccTAGGACTTTGACCCAGGGAAAGCATTAGGGGTAAGGGGACTACACTTCCCGTGAAGCTCCGCGGCGGCTTCCCGTGAGGCTCTGCGGGGGGCTTCCTGAGAGGCCCTGCGCGCTTTCCGCGCCAGCTTCAGCGTCAACCCGCGAGCCCTTGCGTCGCGTAGAAGCGAGGATGGAGTGCGGCGACGAAGCGGCCATCGAGAGGCACCGCGTCCACTTGCGCTCCGCCACGCTGCGCGACGCCGCCCCCGTCGCACTACACCTGCTGCCCTGCGAGGTCGCGGTGGACGGGCCCGCCCCGGTGGGGCGCTTCTTCACGCCTGCCATCCGCCAGGGCCCCGAGGGTGAGCATCGCGGCCGGACTACAGTCCCGGCAGCCCCCGCGCCGGTCCGCGCGCCCCTCATCTCCTGGGCTCCGGGGGATCGTGGTGCGTCCGGAAGTGGCGGGAGGGCAGCTCCGGGCTCGCTCCGCAGGGCTCAGGTCCTGGGCCCAGTGTGGGTCCTGCCTGAGGCTCTTTGCGCCTCCCGCTCCAGGACTCGAAGTGTCATTTCGGGGCCGCTGTCTACGGGGCGAGGAGGTGGCGGTGCCGCCTGGCCTCGTGGGATACGTGATGGTGACGGAAGAGAAGGAAGTGTCCATGGGGAAGCCAGACCCCTTGCGGGATTCCGGGACTGACGACCAAGAAGAGTCGCCGCTGGAACGGGACTTTGTGAGCAAAGGGATAGGGTTGAAAGGGGGTGCGGGCGGGACCTGTAGTCCCGATGCTGAGCCAGGCCCCTTCCTCAGGACCGCTTCATTGGAGCCACTGCCAGCTTCAGCCACTTCACCTTGTGGGGTCTGGAGACCATCCCTGGCCCGGATGCCAAAGTGCGTGGGGCCCTAACTTGGCCCAGTCTTGCGGCAGCGGTGAGTAGATGAGGAGTTCCGTCTTGTCCCCGGGTGGATGGGCTGTGGAGCACAATTGGGCAGACGAAGCCTGGAGGATTCTACTGGGTAGTGCGTGGGAAGCGTAGCTCCCCGACCACTCTTCCTAGCCATGTCTAGAAGGGGTTATTCTGAACAGCTGGGTCCTTCCCCGGGTCTGGGGGCCAGCCTGCCGCCCTGCCTTACAAGTCCAACAGTAGAGGCGACTCCTCTTGCAGATTCACGCACAGGTGCCCGAGGACTGAGAACCAGAGCTTGAAATTCAAAGCTGCGATCCCTTCACAGCAGTAAACCAGCTCTTTGGAACCACTGATTCCATCACCCCAATAAAGGAGCTCTTTACAGCACCTGTGAGTCCGGGCACCTTAGAGCCCCTAAGCCAGCATGGACCCCTCTCCCCCAAGAACCTTGCATGGCTCTGGCATATAGAAACAATTTATTGCCGTGGGCAATGGGGATAAGAGAAGCCAGAATTTTTTGCAGCCagcacccaccccacccccaacttctactttacaaaagaaatttttacAACCACCAGCCCTCTGTACAGagctcccccaccccccatctcACTGTACACAGCTGCCTGGCTCCCTCTGATCCCTGGTTCAGAGCAGGCCTGGGCCTGTGGCCAGCTGACCTTGGAGTTAGCCTGAGCCCTGAGCTCGCCTTGGTGCCGGGCACCAATGGGCCCTGCCAGGCCTGTCCCCTCCTTTTCGAGCTTTTCAGCCCCATCTCCCTTAGAGTGCTTTGTGGGAGCTGCAGTGAGGGCGGGGTGGGCTATCAGCCCCAGTCCTGCTGTCTTAGCACTGCAGTGGGCAGTGCCTGGTCACCACTTCCCCCTCTTGCTCCAGTCCTTGGGAGTGAAGTGCAGACACTTGGAGTCAATCCGCAGGAGCCGCTTGAGCATAGCCCGCTCATGGCCATCCACGATGTCCTCTGACAGTGTGAGGATGTACTGGCCCTGGGCAGAGGAGATGGGTTCAGCAAGTGGCCAGCGGACAGGGGCCTGCACTCTGCATCCCACACACCTGTCTccaccctgcctgcctccctACCTTGTAGTAGTTGATGAGATTGAGGTACTGC
This portion of the Macaca mulatta isolate MMU2019108-1 chromosome 14, T2T-MMU8v2.0, whole genome shotgun sequence genome encodes:
- the RNASEH2C gene encoding ribonuclease H2 subunit C, with translation MECGDEAAIERHRVHLRSATLRDAAPVALHLLPCEVAVDGPAPVGRFFTPAIRQGPEGLEVSFRGRCLRGEEVAVPPGLVGYVMVTEEKEVSMGKPDPLRDSGTDDQEESPLERDFDRFIGATASFSHFTLWGLETIPGPDAKVRGALTWPSLAAAIHAQVPED
- the RNASEH2C gene encoding ribonuclease H2 subunit C isoform X4 codes for the protein MECGDEAAIERHRVHLRSATLRDAAPVALHLLPCEVAVDGPAPVGRFFTPAIRQGPEGLEVSFRGRCLRGEEVAVPPGLVGYVMVTEEKEVSMGKPDPLRDSGTDDQEESPLERDFDRFIGATASFSHFTLWGLETIPGPDAKVRGALTWPSLAAAPE
- the RNASEH2C gene encoding ribonuclease H2 subunit C isoform X2, producing the protein MECGDEAAIERHRVHLRSATLRDAAPVALHLLPCEVAVDGPAPVGRFFTPAIRQGPEGEHRGRTTVPAAPAPVRAPLISWAPGDRGLEVSFRGRCLRGEEVAVPPGLVGYVMVTEEKEVSMGKPDPLRDSGTDDQEESPLERDFDRFIGATASFSHFTLWGLETIPGPDAKVRGALTWPSLAAAPE
- the RNASEH2C gene encoding ribonuclease H2 subunit C isoform X1 — translated: MECGDEAAIERHRVHLRSATLRDAAPVALHLLPCEVAVDGPAPVGRFFTPAIRQGPEGEHRGRTTVPAAPAPVRAPLISWAPGDRGLEVSFRGRCLRGEEVAVPPGLVGYVMVTEEKEVSMGKPDPLRDSGTDDQEESPLERDFDRFIGATASFSHFTLWGLETIPGPDAKVRGALTWPSLAAAIHAQVPED